Proteins encoded within one genomic window of Spirulina major PCC 6313:
- the ilvC gene encoding ketol-acid reductoisomerase → MARMYYDEDANLDLLNGKTVAIIGYGSQGHAHALNLKESGVNVVVGLYEGSSSAAKAKDAGLAVHSVADAAKAADLIMILLPDEVQKAVYTTEIAPHLSAGKVLLFAHGFNIHFGQVVPPSDVDVVMVAPKGPGHLVRRTYTQGEGVPALFAVYQDASGQARDRAMAYAKGIGGTRAGILETSFREETETDLFGEQVVLCGGLSALIKSGFQTLVDAGYQPELAYFECLHEVKLIVDLIVEGGLANMRDSISNTAEYGDLTRGPRIVTDETRAEMRQILKEIQSGQFAREFVLENQAGRPGFTAMRRQEAEHVIEEVGKDLRAMFSWLKEG, encoded by the coding sequence ATGGCTCGTATGTACTATGATGAAGACGCTAATTTAGACCTTCTCAACGGCAAAACCGTCGCCATCATTGGCTATGGTTCCCAAGGTCATGCCCATGCCCTCAACCTCAAAGAAAGTGGAGTGAATGTGGTGGTGGGTCTGTACGAAGGCAGTTCCTCGGCCGCCAAAGCCAAAGATGCAGGCTTGGCCGTGCATTCAGTGGCTGATGCTGCCAAAGCTGCCGATCTGATCATGATCCTGTTGCCCGATGAAGTTCAAAAGGCCGTCTACACCACAGAAATTGCCCCGCACCTAAGCGCTGGTAAAGTGTTGCTCTTCGCCCACGGCTTTAATATTCACTTCGGTCAAGTGGTTCCCCCCAGCGATGTGGATGTGGTGATGGTGGCTCCGAAAGGGCCAGGGCATTTAGTCCGCCGCACCTATACCCAAGGGGAAGGCGTGCCCGCTCTGTTTGCGGTGTATCAAGATGCGTCGGGGCAAGCACGCGATCGCGCCATGGCCTACGCTAAAGGCATCGGTGGCACTCGCGCCGGCATCCTTGAAACCAGCTTCCGGGAAGAAACCGAAACCGACCTCTTCGGTGAGCAAGTGGTCCTCTGCGGGGGATTGAGTGCCTTAATTAAATCCGGCTTCCAAACCCTCGTTGATGCGGGTTATCAGCCTGAACTCGCCTACTTTGAATGTCTCCATGAAGTGAAGCTCATTGTGGATCTGATTGTGGAAGGCGGCTTGGCTAATATGCGCGACAGCATCTCCAACACCGCAGAATATGGCGACCTCACCCGTGGCCCGCGCATCGTCACCGACGAGACCCGCGCTGAAATGCGCCAAATCCTCAAAGAAATCCAAAGCGGCCAATTTGCCCGTGAATTTGTCCTCGAAAACCAAGCGGGCCGCCCTGGCTTCACCGCCATGCGTCGCCAAGAAGCCGAGCATGTCATTGAGGAAGTGGGTAAAGATCTCCGCGCCATGTTTAGCTGGCTGAAGGAAGGTTAA
- a CDS encoding diguanylate cyclase domain-containing protein, translating to MSQPSEPVKGNILIIDDTPNNVRLLSTLLTNHGYDVRGVINGEIGLRAARSAIPDLILLDISMPQMNGYEVCQSLKSDALTQDVPVIFISAFNEVTDKVKAFEVGGVDYITKPFQWAEVLARVENQLKICLLQKQLQMRNQQLQLEIQERVKVETALQMANEKLQGLANQDGLTGTSNRRHFDEYLQRWWILLTDAGSIALILYDVDFFKAFNDHYGHLEGDRCLQRLVQATQKAIDTIAPPHALLARYGGEEFGVILPQADRDLAQSVAQAIQSHVNMAAIPHQKSTIQDTVTVSLGIACIDFTAAKEPTALIAQADEALYLAKSAGRNRIVHYDAAKNS from the coding sequence ATGAGCCAACCCTCAGAACCAGTAAAGGGCAATATTCTGATCATTGATGACACGCCCAATAATGTGCGCTTACTTTCTACCTTGCTGACCAATCATGGATATGACGTGCGGGGTGTGATTAATGGTGAAATCGGTTTGCGGGCTGCCCGTTCCGCCATACCCGACTTAATTTTGCTCGATATCAGCATGCCCCAAATGAATGGGTATGAAGTCTGCCAATCCCTAAAATCCGATGCTCTCACGCAAGATGTCCCGGTCATTTTCATTAGTGCGTTTAATGAGGTCACGGATAAAGTTAAAGCGTTTGAAGTGGGGGGAGTTGACTACATTACCAAGCCTTTTCAATGGGCTGAGGTGCTAGCGCGGGTGGAAAATCAGCTTAAAATCTGTCTGCTGCAAAAACAATTGCAAATGCGCAATCAACAATTGCAACTGGAAATTCAAGAGCGGGTCAAGGTGGAAACGGCGTTGCAAATGGCCAATGAAAAGCTGCAAGGGTTGGCGAACCAAGATGGATTGACCGGCACGTCTAACCGTCGCCACTTTGATGAATATTTGCAGCGTTGGTGGATTCTGTTGACGGATGCGGGATCTATTGCACTGATTCTCTATGATGTGGATTTTTTTAAGGCGTTTAATGATCATTACGGGCATTTGGAGGGCGATCGCTGCCTCCAACGCCTTGTCCAAGCAACCCAAAAGGCCATTGATACCATTGCTCCTCCCCATGCCCTCCTCGCTCGCTATGGCGGGGAAGAGTTTGGGGTGATTTTGCCCCAGGCGGACCGTGATCTAGCGCAGTCCGTTGCCCAAGCGATTCAAAGCCATGTCAACATGGCCGCGATTCCCCACCAAAAATCTACAATTCAAGACACGGTGACCGTTAGCTTAGGGATTGCCTGCATCGATTTCACCGCAGCGAAGGAACCCACCGCACTTATTGCCCAAGCCGATGAAGCACTGTATTTAGCCAAATCCGCTGGGCGCAATCGTATCGTTCACTATGATGCCGCCAAAAATTCCTAA
- a CDS encoding PEP-CTERM sorting domain-containing protein, with translation MKRLISTLAISALVGTAAIGMIADQASARPNNTQQALADCASGSVSTDIFSFATCAAEEGNDTGNKGTLLSKLGSGDLFSGFDTSGMNWSVLGKSDDGGSVSADESVSGSWSALLGDSFYGNVVVSVKTATGYYAYAFEGVDAAKLTGGSFGGQFATANGKDLSHMTIAVAQTEKPSTGTPEPFSMIGAGLAVGMGTWLKKRSTKA, from the coding sequence ATGAAACGCTTAATCTCTACTCTAGCTATTTCCGCCTTGGTTGGTACCGCAGCAATCGGCATGATCGCAGACCAAGCCTCCGCTAGACCGAATAATACCCAACAAGCTCTTGCCGACTGCGCCTCTGGATCGGTAAGTACCGACATTTTCTCCTTCGCTACCTGTGCTGCGGAAGAAGGTAATGATACCGGCAACAAAGGTACTCTCCTCAGCAAGCTCGGCAGTGGTGACCTGTTCAGCGGCTTCGACACCAGCGGCATGAACTGGTCAGTCTTGGGTAAATCTGATGATGGTGGTAGCGTCAGTGCTGATGAAAGCGTCAGTGGTTCCTGGTCTGCACTTCTTGGTGATAGCTTCTACGGTAACGTGGTCGTCAGTGTGAAAACCGCCACCGGTTACTATGCTTACGCTTTTGAAGGGGTTGATGCTGCAAAACTGACGGGTGGTTCTTTCGGCGGTCAGTTCGCCACAGCAAATGGTAAAGACTTGTCCCACATGACCATCGCAGTGGCTCAAACTGAAAAGCCCAGCACCGGCACGCCCGAACCCTTCTCGATGATTGGTGCAGGCTTGGCTGTGGGCATGGGAACCTGGCTGAAAAAGCGCAGCACCAAAGCCTAG